Proteins found in one Bacillus subtilis subsp. subtilis str. 168 genomic segment:
- the mscY gene encoding small conductance mechano-sensitive channel (Evidence 1a: Function from experimental evidences in the studied strain; PubMedId: 12077558, 15849754, 16850406, 17665170, 18310427, 19252899; Product type t : transporter): protein MPDYLQQYFTLDNIIQIGISLAILLVFLILRKLFTRYFFNLLFNLTNRPKTEIFKQVVLAFDKPARWFFVALGLFLAIRYSPFLDEQMPVISKIYRSLIVALLCWGLCNLTATSSFIFHKVNQRFELDMDDILAPFLSKLLRFVIIALSVSVIAQEFNYDVNGFVAGLGLGGLAFALAAKDTISNFFGGIIIITEKPFTIGDWVETSTVTGSVEDITFRSTRFRTAQGALVTVPNSTLSMEAITNWTRMTKRQITFSIHVSYATPIENLERSIHSLRTMLLEHEGVDNEIIMVNFDTFADSYYNLFFNFYTKTTVWAENLNIREDINYKIIEILGAEGVQFAYPGQMVVVKQKHESDQFQVNLNKEEKERA, encoded by the coding sequence ATGCCGGATTATCTGCAGCAGTATTTTACGCTTGATAACATCATACAAATCGGCATCAGCTTGGCGATTTTGCTGGTGTTTCTTATACTTAGAAAATTATTCACAAGATATTTTTTTAACCTGCTTTTTAATTTGACAAACCGGCCGAAAACAGAAATTTTTAAACAGGTGGTTCTGGCGTTTGATAAGCCGGCCAGATGGTTTTTTGTTGCCCTTGGGCTGTTTTTAGCGATCCGGTATTCACCGTTTTTAGATGAGCAAATGCCGGTCATCAGCAAAATATACCGCTCACTGATTGTGGCGCTCTTGTGTTGGGGTCTTTGTAATTTGACCGCAACATCGTCGTTTATCTTCCATAAGGTGAACCAGCGCTTCGAGCTTGACATGGATGACATTCTGGCCCCGTTTTTATCCAAATTGCTCCGTTTTGTGATCATTGCGCTCAGTGTCAGTGTGATCGCTCAGGAATTCAATTATGATGTCAACGGATTTGTAGCGGGCCTTGGTCTTGGCGGACTGGCTTTTGCGCTTGCCGCGAAGGATACCATCAGCAACTTCTTCGGCGGTATTATCATTATTACTGAAAAGCCGTTTACAATTGGTGACTGGGTGGAGACGTCGACAGTAACAGGATCAGTCGAGGATATTACCTTTAGGAGCACGAGATTCAGAACAGCACAGGGGGCGCTTGTAACGGTGCCGAACTCTACGCTGTCGATGGAAGCGATCACGAACTGGACAAGAATGACCAAACGCCAGATTACGTTTTCCATCCATGTGTCCTACGCTACGCCGATTGAGAACCTTGAACGCTCCATTCATTCTCTCAGAACAATGCTCTTAGAGCATGAGGGCGTTGATAATGAAATAATCATGGTCAACTTTGATACGTTTGCCGACAGCTACTACAATTTATTTTTTAACTTCTATACAAAAACGACGGTTTGGGCTGAAAACCTTAATATTAGAGAGGATATCAACTATAAAATTATTGAGATTTTAGGTGCAGAAGGCGTTCAGTTTGCATATCCCGGCCAAATGGTTGTTGTCAAGCAAAAGCACGAAAGCGACCAATTCCAGGTGAATCTAAATAAAGAGGAAAAGGAACGGGCTTAA
- the yhdR gene encoding putative aspartate aminotransferase (Evidence 3: Putative function from multiple computational evidences; PubMedId: 12670965, 15103638; Product type e: enzyme) translates to MKLAGLSREVEENLNKGSWIRKLFDEGARLKKEFGEDQVFDFSLGNPIVEPPEAFKRALIEEAEKGSHGYIQNQGLLAAREKVAQFLGSRFEADFSAERIVMTVGAGGALNVALKSIVNPGEEVIILAPYFAEYKLYIENYGGKAVSCPLTSRFEIDIEAVRQSITPQTKGLILNTPHNPTGTVLSQKNIDDLGALLKEIEEKSGQTIYVLFDEPYSQLIYDEELANPFQSYHRVILASSFSKDLGIAGERLGYIGLDSRMPDADLLINAFVYCNRTLGFVNAPVMMQRAVARMDDLRVDASAYKERRDLMVDILKEAGFEFEMPKGGFFVFPKSPIEDEVAFCVHAAQKYKLLIVPSSGFGMSGHFRLSFSVPIEQIKNSRDIFISLYKDFA, encoded by the coding sequence ATGAAATTGGCTGGGTTATCCCGGGAAGTTGAAGAAAACTTAAATAAAGGATCATGGATTCGCAAGCTGTTTGATGAAGGTGCAAGGCTGAAGAAGGAGTTCGGGGAAGACCAGGTATTTGATTTTTCACTCGGCAACCCGATTGTTGAACCGCCTGAAGCTTTTAAGAGAGCGTTAATAGAGGAAGCTGAAAAAGGCAGCCACGGATACATACAAAACCAAGGGCTTCTTGCAGCGAGAGAAAAAGTCGCGCAATTTCTGGGCTCGCGTTTTGAAGCTGATTTCTCAGCGGAGCGCATCGTCATGACGGTGGGCGCGGGAGGCGCTTTGAATGTTGCGTTAAAAAGCATCGTAAACCCTGGGGAAGAGGTCATTATTCTTGCACCTTATTTTGCCGAATATAAGTTGTATATTGAGAACTACGGGGGAAAAGCCGTCAGCTGCCCGTTGACAAGCCGGTTTGAGATCGACATTGAAGCGGTAAGGCAATCGATCACTCCACAGACGAAAGGGCTGATTCTCAATACACCGCATAACCCCACAGGCACTGTTCTCAGCCAGAAAAATATAGACGATTTAGGCGCTTTATTAAAAGAAATAGAAGAGAAGAGCGGCCAGACGATTTATGTGCTGTTTGATGAACCGTACAGTCAATTAATCTATGATGAAGAGCTGGCAAATCCGTTTCAATCGTACCATCGTGTGATATTGGCCAGCTCATTCAGTAAAGATCTCGGCATAGCCGGAGAGCGGCTCGGGTATATCGGATTGGACAGCCGAATGCCGGATGCGGACCTTTTGATCAACGCTTTTGTGTATTGTAATCGAACGCTTGGATTTGTGAATGCCCCTGTCATGATGCAGCGGGCTGTGGCACGAATGGATGATTTAAGAGTAGACGCGAGCGCTTATAAAGAGCGCCGGGATTTAATGGTAGACATTTTAAAAGAAGCCGGTTTTGAATTTGAAATGCCAAAGGGAGGTTTCTTTGTTTTTCCGAAATCGCCGATTGAAGATGAAGTTGCATTTTGCGTGCATGCCGCCCAAAAATACAAATTATTAATTGTGCCGAGCAGCGGTTTTGGAATGAGCGGGCATTTCCGATTATCCTTCAGTGTGCCGATCGAGCAGATTAAAAACTCACGGGACATTTTCATTTCTTTATATAAAGATTTTGCTTAA
- the cueR gene encoding indirect copper efflux transcriptional regulator (Evidence 1a: Function from experimental evidences in the studied strain; PubMedId: 14663075, 18048925; Product type r: regulator), with the protein MVGRDIDGAETYRISELAALAGVTKRTVDYYTNLGLLTPARSCSNYRYYDENALKRLIFIVDCKKQRLALSDIKDRLENQFPSSAKLDDEIGNLALEIDHMNQNISGILHRFERLKPEDRDKLKSKLPPEKLAVFQSFMLLLS; encoded by the coding sequence ATGGTTGGGAGGGATATAGATGGGGCTGAGACTTATCGCATCAGTGAACTAGCGGCACTCGCCGGAGTAACGAAACGGACAGTTGATTATTATACGAATCTCGGTCTGCTTACGCCGGCCAGATCCTGTTCAAATTACCGTTACTACGACGAAAATGCACTCAAACGACTTATATTTATTGTAGATTGCAAGAAGCAGCGATTGGCCCTGTCCGATATTAAAGATCGACTGGAGAACCAGTTTCCCTCTTCAGCTAAACTTGATGATGAAATTGGAAATCTGGCATTAGAAATTGATCATATGAATCAAAACATCTCCGGAATCTTGCATCGGTTTGAACGGCTGAAGCCCGAGGATCGTGACAAGCTGAAAAGCAAACTCCCGCCTGAAAAGCTCGCCGTGTTCCAATCATTTATGCTGCTGTTAAGTTAA
- the yhdP gene encoding putative magnesium efflux pump (Evidence 3: Putative function from multiple computational evidences; PubMedId: 10960106, 25182490; Product type t: transporter), with protein sequence MDIVNLILVAVLIALTAFFVASEFAIIRIRGSRIDQLIAEGNKAAIAVKKVTTHLDEYLSACQLGITLTSIGLGVLGESTIERLLHPLFVQMNVPGSLSHVISFIFAYAIITFLHVVVGELAPKTVAIQKAEAVSMLFAKPLIWFYRIAFPFIWLLNNSARLLTKAFGLETVSENELAHSEEELRIILSESYKSGEINQSEFKYVNKIFEFDDRLAKEIMIPRTEIVSLPHDIKISEMMDIIQIEKYTRYPVEEGDKDNIIGVINIKEVLTACISGEVSVDSTISQFVNPIIHVIESAPIQDLLVKMQKERVHMAILSDEYGGTAGLVTVEDIIEEIVGEIRDEFDIDEISEIRKIGEGHYILDGKVLIDQVNDLLGIHLENEEVDTIGGWFLTQKYDVEKDDSIIEEGCEFIINEIDGHHVAYIEVKKLQEEELLETANQQEA encoded by the coding sequence TTGGACATAGTGAATTTGATTTTAGTTGCTGTTTTAATCGCCCTGACGGCATTTTTCGTGGCATCTGAGTTTGCCATTATCAGAATCAGAGGCTCACGGATCGATCAGCTGATCGCGGAAGGAAATAAAGCAGCAATAGCCGTAAAAAAAGTGACCACGCATCTTGATGAATATTTATCTGCGTGTCAGCTCGGAATTACATTGACTTCCATCGGATTAGGGGTTTTAGGTGAATCAACGATCGAAAGGCTGCTTCACCCGCTTTTCGTCCAAATGAACGTTCCAGGTTCCCTTTCACATGTCATATCGTTTATTTTTGCGTATGCCATTATCACGTTCTTACACGTTGTTGTCGGAGAACTTGCACCTAAAACAGTCGCTATCCAAAAGGCGGAAGCAGTGTCTATGCTGTTTGCGAAACCGCTGATTTGGTTTTACCGCATCGCGTTCCCATTCATTTGGCTTTTGAACAATTCCGCACGGTTATTGACCAAAGCATTTGGCCTGGAGACCGTTTCAGAAAACGAACTGGCTCACTCAGAAGAAGAGCTGCGAATCATTTTGTCTGAAAGCTATAAAAGCGGTGAAATCAACCAATCAGAGTTTAAATATGTGAATAAAATCTTTGAATTTGACGACAGGCTCGCGAAAGAAATTATGATTCCGCGGACCGAAATTGTCAGCCTTCCGCATGATATCAAGATTTCTGAAATGATGGACATCATTCAGATTGAAAAATATACCCGCTACCCTGTGGAAGAGGGCGATAAAGATAACATTATCGGGGTTATTAACATTAAAGAAGTGCTGACCGCCTGCATCAGCGGTGAGGTATCTGTTGATTCCACCATTTCTCAATTCGTCAACCCTATCATTCATGTCATTGAATCTGCGCCGATCCAAGACCTGCTTGTCAAAATGCAAAAAGAGAGGGTCCACATGGCCATTTTGTCTGATGAATACGGCGGTACTGCCGGGCTTGTGACGGTTGAGGACATCATTGAGGAAATTGTCGGTGAAATCCGCGACGAATTTGATATTGATGAAATTAGCGAAATCCGCAAAATCGGCGAAGGCCATTATATTCTTGACGGAAAAGTGTTAATTGACCAAGTAAACGACCTGCTAGGCATCCATTTAGAGAACGAAGAAGTCGATACAATCGGCGGCTGGTTCCTTACTCAAAAATACGATGTTGAAAAAGATGATTCCATCATCGAAGAGGGCTGCGAATTCATCATTAATGAAATTGACGGCCACCACGTCGCATATATTGAAGTGAAAAAGCTTCAAGAAGAAGAACTTCTGGAGACAGCTAACCAGCAGGAAGCATAA
- the yhdX gene encoding hypothetical protein (Evidence 4: Unknown function but conserved in other organisms) produces the protein MGKGRIRVEERIKAETDAEMQKATLLDQTQTKKGK, from the coding sequence ATGGGAAAAGGGAGAATCAGAGTGGAGGAAAGAATTAAAGCCGAAACGGATGCTGAAATGCAAAAAGCAACTCTCCTTGATCAGACACAAACGAAAAAAGGTAAGTGA
- the yhdW gene encoding putative glycerophosphodiester phosphodiesterase (Evidence 3: Putative function from multiple computational evidences; PubMedId: 8012593; Product type e: enzyme) produces MYIIAHRGASGYAPENTIAAFDLAVKMNADMIELDVQLTKDRQIVVIHDDRVDRTTNGSGFVKDFTLEELQKLDAGSWYGPAFQGERIPTLEAVLKRYHKKIGLLIELKGHPSQVGIEEEVGQLLGQFSFSINNIVQSFQFRSVQRFRELYPSIPTAVITRPNFGMLSRNQMKAFRSFANYVNIKHTRLNRLMIGSINKNGLNIFAWTVNNQKTAAKLQAMGVDGIVTDYPDFIIKDGKHENI; encoded by the coding sequence TTGTACATCATTGCCCATCGCGGAGCATCCGGCTACGCTCCGGAAAATACGATTGCCGCATTTGACCTTGCGGTGAAAATGAATGCAGATATGATCGAACTGGATGTCCAGCTTACAAAAGACAGGCAGATTGTTGTGATACACGATGACAGGGTTGACCGAACAACAAACGGATCGGGCTTTGTTAAGGATTTTACCTTGGAGGAATTGCAAAAACTCGATGCAGGAAGCTGGTACGGTCCCGCTTTTCAAGGAGAGCGTATTCCAACCCTGGAAGCGGTGCTCAAGCGCTACCACAAAAAAATCGGCCTTTTAATTGAACTAAAAGGCCATCCGTCTCAAGTCGGAATTGAAGAAGAGGTGGGACAGCTATTAGGGCAATTTTCTTTTTCTATCAATAATATTGTTCAATCCTTTCAGTTCCGCTCCGTCCAAAGGTTCCGCGAGCTTTATCCTTCGATTCCGACAGCGGTCATTACAAGGCCCAACTTTGGCATGCTGTCCAGAAATCAGATGAAGGCCTTCCGCTCTTTTGCAAACTATGTCAATATAAAACACACACGGCTTAACCGTCTGATGATCGGCTCCATCAATAAAAATGGCTTAAACATATTTGCATGGACTGTCAACAATCAAAAGACAGCGGCAAAATTACAAGCCATGGGCGTGGACGGCATCGTTACAGATTACCCGGATTTCATCATAAAGGATGGCAAACATGAAAATATATAG
- the crcBB gene encoding subunit of fluoride efflux transporter (Evidence 2a: Function from experimental evidences in other organisms; PubMedId: 8844142, 12904550, 15849754, 16850406, 22194412, 27824896; Product type t : transporter) — MKIYSAVFIGGALGACLRYGLNLWIHTGQFPAATWLENAAGSLLLGILTGFFMIGAKRPLLSAFLGTGFCGGFTTMSTFSKETVMLLQGQPSLALLYVAASLISGIIFALIGVFVGRRIAGIQQRKGLQEK, encoded by the coding sequence ATGAAAATATATAGCGCGGTTTTTATCGGAGGCGCGCTTGGCGCCTGCCTCCGATACGGATTAAACTTATGGATACACACCGGTCAGTTCCCGGCGGCAACCTGGCTGGAAAATGCGGCAGGCAGCCTTCTATTAGGCATTTTGACCGGATTTTTTATGATCGGGGCAAAACGGCCTCTGCTGTCGGCTTTTTTAGGCACCGGCTTTTGCGGAGGCTTCACAACAATGTCCACGTTTTCTAAGGAAACAGTGATGCTTTTGCAAGGACAACCCTCATTGGCTCTTTTATATGTGGCAGCCTCATTGATATCAGGGATCATATTTGCACTGATTGGTGTTTTTGTGGGACGGCGCATAGCAGGCATTCAGCAAAGAAAGGGGCTGCAGGAAAAATGA
- the yhdT gene encoding hypothetical protein (Evidence 3: Putative function from multiple computational evidences; Product type m: membrane component): MDDIDSLILIGVLIALTAFFVASEFAIVRVRRSRIDQLITEGNKRAILARRVITDLDEYLSASQLGITLTSIGLGVLGEPAFERLLHPLFEPLGLPDSVSHAVSFAVAYGLITFLHVVVGELAPKTVAIQKAEQLTLLIAGPLRLFYLLLFPFIWILNGSARLLCGMFGLKPASEHDGSHSEEELRMLLSESLKNGEINPSEYKYVNKIFEFDNRIAKEIMIPRKEMAAVSTEMTMAEMLEVMLKEKYTRWPVTDGDKDSVLGLVNTKHLFSDLLFMTEEERMKMTIHPYVRPVIEVIETIPVHDLLIKMQRERIHMAILSDEYGGTSGLVTTEDILEEIVGEIRDEFDEDEQPLIQKLGDGHYVMDGKVRIDQVNSLLGASIQEDVDTIGGLILKENIDIEAGESIRIGSYTIKVLKMDGRLIKQIDIKEEAGNTTGITAHHKLPLPEPVMLNSATLSEK; this comes from the coding sequence ATGGACGATATTGACAGTCTGATTTTAATTGGCGTGCTCATTGCTTTAACCGCGTTTTTCGTTGCAAGCGAGTTTGCGATTGTTAGAGTGAGGAGATCCAGAATAGATCAGCTTATCACAGAAGGAAACAAACGGGCGATACTCGCAAGGCGTGTCATTACAGATTTGGATGAATATTTATCCGCATCCCAGCTAGGCATTACATTGACATCAATCGGGCTTGGCGTACTGGGTGAGCCGGCCTTTGAACGGCTGCTGCATCCACTGTTTGAACCGCTCGGCTTGCCGGACTCGGTTTCACATGCAGTCTCTTTTGCAGTCGCGTACGGCTTGATCACGTTCCTGCACGTTGTTGTAGGTGAACTGGCCCCGAAAACGGTCGCGATTCAAAAGGCAGAACAGCTGACTTTACTGATAGCGGGCCCTTTGCGTTTATTCTATTTGCTCCTGTTTCCGTTTATTTGGATCCTCAATGGATCGGCGCGGCTTTTATGCGGGATGTTCGGTTTGAAGCCTGCGTCAGAACATGATGGTTCCCATTCTGAGGAAGAACTCAGGATGCTGTTATCTGAGAGTTTAAAAAACGGAGAGATTAATCCGTCTGAATATAAATATGTGAATAAGATTTTTGAATTTGATAATCGGATCGCCAAAGAAATTATGATACCGCGGAAGGAAATGGCTGCTGTGTCAACTGAGATGACGATGGCCGAGATGCTTGAAGTCATGCTGAAGGAAAAATACACGCGCTGGCCAGTCACAGATGGAGACAAAGACAGTGTGCTCGGTTTGGTCAATACGAAGCATTTGTTTTCTGATTTGCTGTTTATGACAGAAGAAGAACGAATGAAGATGACGATCCATCCGTATGTGAGGCCGGTCATCGAAGTGATTGAAACGATCCCGGTTCATGACTTGCTGATTAAAATGCAGCGCGAGCGCATTCATATGGCTATATTGTCGGATGAATACGGAGGAACCTCGGGACTTGTGACGACAGAGGATATTCTTGAGGAAATTGTCGGAGAGATCCGAGATGAATTTGATGAAGATGAACAGCCGCTGATCCAAAAGCTTGGCGACGGCCATTATGTGATGGATGGAAAGGTTCGGATCGATCAGGTGAACAGCCTTCTTGGCGCATCGATTCAAGAAGACGTCGATACGATCGGCGGGCTGATATTAAAAGAAAACATCGATATTGAGGCTGGTGAATCCATTCGCATCGGTTCATATACGATAAAGGTGCTGAAGATGGACGGCCGATTAATCAAGCAAATCGATATAAAAGAAGAAGCCGGCAACACAACCGGGATTACGGCGCACCACAAGCTGCCGCTGCCCGAGCCTGTGATGCTGAACAGTGCAACCTTGAGCGAGAAATAA
- the crcBA gene encoding fluoride efflux channel component A (Evidence 2a: Function from experimental evidences in other organisms; PubMedId: 8844142, 12904550, 15849754, 16850406, 17196979, 22194412, 27824896; Product type t: transporter), giving the protein MTLAGIFIGGGLGAMLRFWLGNVITAKTKGLSLPIGILTVNILGALGLGIFTGLHVANASVSLIIGTGFFGAFTTFSTFSVETIQLLMAKRVKESILYIVLTLCGSLFAFWCGWTITI; this is encoded by the coding sequence ATGACACTAGCGGGTATTTTCATAGGGGGCGGACTTGGCGCAATGCTTCGCTTCTGGCTTGGCAATGTCATAACCGCCAAAACCAAAGGTCTCAGCCTGCCCATTGGCATACTGACAGTCAATATTCTCGGAGCTCTCGGGCTCGGAATATTTACAGGACTTCACGTTGCAAATGCTTCGGTCTCGCTTATCATTGGCACGGGGTTTTTTGGCGCCTTTACGACCTTTTCCACATTCAGCGTTGAAACTATTCAACTCCTTATGGCCAAACGTGTAAAAGAAAGCATCTTGTACATCGTCCTGACACTTTGCGGGTCGCTTTTTGCATTTTGGTGCGGCTGGACAATCACAATATAA
- the srtN gene encoding sirtuin NAD-dependent deacetylase (Evidence 1a: Function from experimental evidences in the studied strain; PubMedId: 16768447, 19136592, 26708127, 27987242; Product type e: enzyme) — protein sequence METFKSILHEAQRIVVLTGAGMSTESGIPDFRSAGGIWTEDASRMEAMSLDYFLSYPRLFWPKFKELFQMKMSGSFEPNEGHLLLAELEKQGKQVDIFTQNIDGLHKKAGSRHVYELHGSIQTAACPACGARYDLPHLLEREVPECTAAGNNGDICGTVLKTDVVLFGDAVMHFDTLYEKLDQADLLLVIGTSLEVAPARFVPEDASLIPGMKKVIINLEPTYCDSLFDMVIHQKIGEFARSLGMKK from the coding sequence TTGGAAACATTCAAAAGTATTCTACATGAAGCACAGAGAATTGTTGTGCTGACCGGAGCGGGAATGAGCACAGAATCAGGGATCCCCGACTTTCGTTCAGCAGGGGGCATTTGGACGGAGGATGCCTCAAGAATGGAAGCGATGAGCCTTGATTATTTTTTAAGTTATCCGCGTCTGTTTTGGCCCAAATTCAAAGAATTGTTCCAGATGAAAATGAGCGGCAGCTTTGAACCGAATGAAGGCCATTTGCTTTTAGCTGAGCTGGAGAAGCAAGGGAAGCAGGTCGATATTTTCACGCAAAACATTGACGGTCTTCATAAAAAAGCGGGGAGCAGGCATGTGTACGAACTGCATGGTTCTATCCAGACAGCAGCTTGTCCGGCATGCGGCGCCCGATATGATCTTCCCCATTTGCTGGAGCGGGAGGTGCCGGAGTGCACGGCGGCCGGAAACAATGGGGACATTTGCGGAACGGTATTAAAAACCGATGTTGTTCTCTTTGGCGATGCCGTCATGCACTTTGACACCCTTTATGAAAAGCTGGATCAAGCAGATCTTTTATTGGTTATCGGCACGTCTCTCGAAGTGGCTCCGGCTAGATTTGTGCCTGAGGATGCAAGCCTGATTCCCGGCATGAAGAAAGTCATCATAAACCTTGAACCAACGTATTGCGACAGCTTGTTTGACATGGTCATCCATCAAAAAATCGGCGAGTTTGCCCGAAGTTTGGGCATGAAAAAGTGA
- the yheN gene encoding putative polysaccharide deacetylase (Evidence 3: Putative function from multiple computational evidences; Product type e: enzyme), translating into MRQTRGEASPSAVSLAFKFASLAVLCVLLLLMVILGYSNSSTKAKEVTVTTNGQLRDEKESLKLKNDSPDLLIKHLQTKQNMGDKTVYLTFDDGPSAVTTRLLDVLKSADVKATFFMLSPRMNEFKQAVKRAEKEGHALGLHGVTHNNRLFYQTPTSPLKEMQEARDTLQDITGYKTDLVRTPYGSKPSLTASQIRNLEKDGFVYWDWTIDSMDWKYRNSQYVTAVLQQLENMEHSSSSRPNVILMHDLPATVNALPVLINKLKEKGYSFGVLEDTMVPVHE; encoded by the coding sequence ATGCGACAAACGAGAGGAGAGGCTTCTCCTTCTGCAGTTTCGCTTGCTTTTAAATTTGCAAGTTTAGCAGTTTTATGTGTGCTGCTTTTGCTTATGGTGATTTTGGGTTATTCCAACAGTTCAACGAAAGCAAAGGAAGTCACTGTCACAACAAACGGCCAGCTTCGAGATGAGAAGGAAAGCCTTAAGCTGAAAAACGACTCCCCCGATCTCCTGATAAAACATCTGCAGACAAAGCAGAACATGGGAGATAAAACGGTTTACTTAACCTTCGACGACGGCCCTTCAGCCGTTACAACCCGCTTGCTCGACGTACTGAAAAGCGCTGATGTAAAAGCGACGTTTTTTATGCTGTCACCGCGGATGAACGAATTCAAGCAGGCTGTGAAAAGAGCAGAAAAGGAAGGCCACGCACTCGGTTTACATGGCGTTACCCACAATAACAGATTGTTCTATCAAACACCGACATCTCCGCTAAAAGAAATGCAGGAGGCGCGTGACACGCTGCAGGACATTACAGGATATAAAACCGATCTTGTCAGAACGCCATACGGAAGCAAGCCGTCACTAACCGCCTCACAAATTCGCAATCTGGAGAAAGATGGGTTTGTGTACTGGGATTGGACGATCGACAGCATGGACTGGAAATACCGGAATTCACAGTATGTGACCGCCGTATTACAGCAGCTTGAGAATATGGAACACAGCTCTTCAAGCCGCCCAAATGTAATTCTCATGCATGATCTTCCTGCTACTGTAAATGCGCTGCCGGTACTAATCAATAAATTAAAAGAAAAAGGCTATTCCTTCGGAGTGTTAGAGGACACAATGGTTCCTGTTCATGAATAA